One Silene latifolia isolate original U9 population chromosome 4, ASM4854445v1, whole genome shotgun sequence DNA segment encodes these proteins:
- the LOC141651669 gene encoding uncharacterized protein LOC141651669: MASLKISRSNSLNDSSYRVPFLWEQSPGKPKHNSSRESIVVENKGLPLPKPPPIRWQVVPNNDEEEEDDIGIDLFSLVGSLNTTSERDDVDGNESDIDHEKNYGSLSPSFMIERFLPAAAALAASSLSGLSDDNKMRKIYRGSKVSSISKEGPCTPRVAGEAYSSSKGCGLEVLFPWRVKHRVCGVKSPVREPRPRLKSDRI, from the coding sequence ATGGCGAGTCTTAAAATTTCACGCTCGAATTCGCTGAATGACTCTAGTTATAGAGTGCCGTTTCTGTGGGAGCAGAGTCCTGGGAAACCTAAACACAATTCAAGCAGAGAAAGTATAGTAGTAGAAAATAAAGGCTTGCCTCTTCCAAAGCCACCGCCTATTCGTTGGCAAGTAGTCCCAAATAatgacgaggaagaagaagacgACATTGGCATAGACTTGTTCTCCCTAGTCGGATCACTGAATACGACTAGTGAAAGAGATGATGTAGATGGGAACGAGAGCGACATTGATCATGAGAAGAATTATGGAAGTTTGTCACCGAGTTTCATGATTGAAAGATTTCTTCCAGCAGCTGCGGCCTTAGCTGCATCGTCATTGTCTGGCTTATCGGATGACAATAAAATGAGGAAAATCTACAGGGGTAGTAAAGTCAGTAGCATCAGTAAGGAAGGACCATGTACTCCAAGGGTGGCAGGTGAAGCATACTCTTCATCAAAGGGTTGTGGACTTGAAGTCTTGTTTCCTTGGCGAGTGAAACACAGGGTTTGTGGAGTTAAGAGCCCGGTTCGAGAACCTCGTCCTAGGCTGAAATCTGATAGAATTTAA